A region of Mesoplodon densirostris isolate mMesDen1 chromosome 11, mMesDen1 primary haplotype, whole genome shotgun sequence DNA encodes the following proteins:
- the SNRPF gene encoding small nuclear ribonucleoprotein F yields the protein MRNPSRLTAFAASQVSSRRLGAAGFPEARGLPGRHAPTRRRWLPGDMPSHLLQSASTSLRPITEARRAVVGGERSRSYLAAISVEATRLGPCCGYSSHEGRTTAGSAASSLQHLPTTAAVVVAMSLPLNPKPFLNGLTGKPVMVKLKWGMEYKGYLVSVDGYMNMQLANTEEYIDGALSGHLGEVLIRCNNVLYIRGVEEEEEDGEMRE from the exons ATGAGAAACCCAAGCCGCCTCACGGCCTTTGCAGCCTCGCAGGTATCCTCCCGTCGGCTTGGAGCAGCCGGTTTCCCAGAGGCCCGCGGACTGCCCGGGAGGCACGCACCCACTCGGCGCCGCTGGTTGCCGGGAGACATGCCCAGCCACCTCCTCCAATCAGCAAGCACCTCTTTGCGTCCAATCACAGAAGCCAGAAGAGCGGTAGTCGGAGGTGAAAGGTCACGCAGCTATTTGGCGGCCATTTCTGTGGAAGCTACGCGGCTGGGACCCTGCTGTGGCTACTCCAGTCACGAGGGTCGGACGACAGCTGGGTCGGCGGCGAGTAGCCTGCAGCATTTGCCCACTACTGCAGCAGTAGTCGTCGCGATG AGTTTGCCCCTCAATCCCAAACCTTTCCTCAATGGATTAACAGGAAAGCCAGTAATGGTGAAGCTTAAGTGGGGAATGGAGTACAAAGGCTACCTGGTGTCTGTAGATGGCTATATGAACATGCAG cttGCAAACACAGAAGAATACATAGATGGAGCATTATCTGGACATCTGGGTGAAGTTTTAATAAG GTgtaataatgtcctttatatcAGGGGtgttgaagaagaagaagaagatggggAAATGAGAGAATAG